One genomic window of Mercenaria mercenaria strain notata chromosome 2, MADL_Memer_1, whole genome shotgun sequence includes the following:
- the LOC123563734 gene encoding uncharacterized protein LOC123563734 has translation MDERHNSYKDMLLDVSQKINEDDLKRMKFKCDQIIKKRQNEKIAQATELFTALEERGYLSETNLNYLKDLLKTCCGGKIDGIRVLENYERIYIPGFVPSVPQNQAPPGLPGQAHAQFIPGFPQPPGQQIVYVVQNGNAPPGTHNTSQHRQRYEGPDLSKEISFLCKSLGRDWKFFIRSLGLPEDEIEMISCDYRTVRERIHQCLLAWQHQEQQCASRDKLIVALRHSSVQRNDLASKLEEGRY, from the exons ATGGACGAGCGTCACAATTCTTACAAAGACATGCTTCTTGATGTCTCACAAAAGATCAATGAAGACGACTTAAAGCGAATGAAATTCAAATGTGATCAGATAATCAAAAAACGACAAAATGAGAAAATTGCCCAAGCTACAGAACTGTTTACAGCCTTGGAAGAGAGAGGATATCTCAGTGAAACTAACTTAAACTATTTGAAAGACCTGCTTAAAACTTGCTGTGGTGGGAAAATTGATGGTATTCGAGTACTTGAAAACTATGAGAGAATATACATTCCAGGTTTTGTTCCTTCTGTACCACAGAACCAGGCACCACCAGGACTGCCAGGTCAAGCTCACGCTCAGTTTATACCAGGTTTTCCCCAGCCACCAGGTCAACAAATTGTGTATGTAGTACAGAATGGTAACGCACCACCTGGAACACACAACACTAGCCAGCACA gGCAAAGATATGAAGGACCTG ATTTGAGTAAGGAAATTAGTTTTCTGTGTAAGAGTCTTGGACGAGACTGGAAATTTTTTATCCGATCACTTGGATTGCCTGAGGACGAAATTGAGATGATATCCTGTGATTATAGAACAGTACGCGAGAGGATACACCAGTGTTTGTTGGCATGGCAACACCAAGAACAACAATGCGCCAGTCGAGATAAACTGATAGTAGCTCTTAGACACTCATCTGTTCAGAGAAATGACTTGGCATCAAAATTAGAGGAAGGGAGGTATTAA